A stretch of the Rhodospirillales bacterium genome encodes the following:
- a CDS encoding histidine phosphatase family protein, whose product MSPKTTTKTKTTRWWWIRHAPVDNPERRLYGQSDIDAIVSDTDDFKQLAKHLPSDGVWVASHLKRTHQTAQAIIPHFKARGHNAPELLTHPELAEQNFGDWQGMTYNELKAHLGDGFDDFWKAPARAQPPAGESFAAVINRVQCITDQLNRTHEGSDIIAFAHGGSIRAALAVALGLDPDAALNFQIDTLSLTRIDHILPGDNPPSGSVQPWRIGVVNHSPTPGVPKIMHPRG is encoded by the coding sequence ATGAGCCCTAAAACGACCACCAAAACAAAAACGACCAGGTGGTGGTGGATCAGACACGCCCCCGTCGATAACCCGGAACGACGCCTATACGGTCAAAGCGACATCGATGCCATCGTGTCGGATACAGATGATTTTAAACAACTGGCGAAACATCTTCCCAGTGATGGGGTCTGGGTCGCATCGCACCTAAAGCGCACCCATCAAACCGCCCAGGCAATTATCCCCCATTTCAAAGCGCGCGGACATAACGCCCCTGAACTTTTGACCCATCCAGAACTCGCTGAACAAAACTTCGGCGACTGGCAAGGCATGACCTATAACGAATTAAAAGCCCATTTAGGTGATGGATTTGATGATTTCTGGAAAGCTCCGGCGAGAGCCCAACCGCCCGCAGGCGAGAGTTTTGCTGCCGTTATAAACCGGGTCCAATGCATAACAGACCAATTAAACCGCACCCATGAAGGCAGCGACATTATCGCATTTGCCCATGGCGGATCCATTCGCGCCGCATTGGCCGTGGCCCTTGGCCTTGACCCGGATGCCGCCTTGAATTTTCAAATCGATACCCTGTCGCTCACCCGGATTGATCACATCTTGCCCGGCGACAACCCACCTTCTGGGTCCGTTCAGCCCTGGCGCATTGGCGTCGTCAACCACAGCCCAACGCCCGGGGTGCCCAAGATCATGCATCCTCGCGGTTAA